Proteins encoded together in one Rhodospirillaceae bacterium window:
- a CDS encoding acyl-CoA synthetase, whose protein sequence is MDRPHLVPVLWCSVPRRGCLASMAPAPRRSEPAMSDLQSISDLLTTPGNLGRIVAATRGRVIDVSQLRRDVYANAECLRASGCKRGLLITEDTYWAIVGMLALFQMGAEVVLPQNATVGAITSIQEHWDVLVCDRLPAGQVGGIILQSAGEGSGELQPLDATKCYLNLFTSGSTGIPKRVRKTLAVMEREAEAIELIAGGNVEATARILGTVTHQHLFGLSYKLFWPLCSGRIVDGTVHELWESLLAQDLRGSVVITSPAHLLRLGPVNPLPAGRQPSRILSAGAVLPLLASAAASTVFGSAICEIYGSTETGTIARRERHRVDLPWQVAPGVAVEIADDGTMWVTSPFLSETTHHRCDDLAERDINGGFHLRGRTDRVVKIDGARVSLAAVEAGIAASPWVANVALVVLPGDVPALGAAVVPSEAGRLKLLEVGSFRFSRLLRQGLQDLQEAPGRPRRWRFVEALPVNDLGKTVQRDLLALFDVRRPTEPEIRAVRATSDGIELDLFTSPDLQQLEGHFPGMPIVPGVAQIDWAVKLAARHLELPVGVAMSYQVKFHRLTLPGTLLTLKLDLDAERQRLNFAYRRDDVVLTSGIIRTCAP, encoded by the coding sequence GTGGACCGGCCTCATCTCGTACCTGTTCTTTGGTGTTCTGTTCCTAGGAGAGGTTGTCTTGCGTCCATGGCTCCAGCGCCGCGCCGCAGTGAGCCGGCAATGAGTGACTTGCAGTCCATATCCGATCTACTGACAACACCTGGTAACCTTGGCCGAATTGTCGCCGCGACCAGGGGAAGGGTGATCGACGTTTCGCAATTGCGCCGCGACGTGTATGCCAACGCAGAGTGCCTCCGCGCAAGCGGTTGCAAGCGCGGCCTGTTGATCACCGAAGATACCTATTGGGCCATCGTTGGGATGTTGGCGTTGTTTCAAATGGGCGCGGAAGTCGTGTTGCCGCAGAACGCCACGGTCGGTGCCATCACATCTATCCAGGAACATTGGGATGTCCTGGTCTGCGACCGCTTGCCAGCAGGGCAGGTGGGCGGAATCATACTTCAGTCCGCGGGTGAAGGTTCCGGGGAATTGCAGCCACTCGATGCCACGAAATGCTATCTCAATCTTTTCACCTCGGGATCGACGGGGATTCCCAAGCGCGTTCGCAAGACGTTGGCCGTCATGGAACGCGAGGCCGAAGCAATCGAATTGATTGCCGGTGGCAATGTCGAAGCAACCGCTCGAATCCTTGGGACGGTCACGCATCAGCACCTTTTCGGGCTTAGTTACAAGCTCTTCTGGCCGCTGTGCAGCGGCAGGATCGTCGACGGCACCGTGCATGAACTCTGGGAAAGCCTCTTGGCACAGGATCTGCGCGGAAGCGTGGTCATCACCAGCCCCGCCCACCTCTTGCGCCTCGGTCCGGTCAATCCATTGCCAGCCGGGCGACAACCTTCTCGCATCCTGTCGGCGGGCGCCGTGCTGCCACTTTTGGCGAGTGCCGCGGCATCGACGGTATTTGGCTCAGCGATATGCGAAATCTATGGCAGCACGGAGACCGGCACGATCGCCCGGCGGGAACGTCACCGGGTCGACTTGCCCTGGCAGGTTGCGCCGGGCGTTGCGGTTGAAATTGCAGATGATGGTACGATGTGGGTGACATCGCCCTTCCTTAGCGAGACAACCCACCATCGCTGCGATGACCTCGCCGAACGAGATATCAACGGCGGATTCCACCTCCGCGGGCGCACCGACCGTGTCGTCAAGATTGACGGCGCGCGCGTTAGCCTTGCCGCGGTCGAAGCTGGCATCGCCGCTTCGCCATGGGTTGCCAATGTCGCCTTGGTCGTTCTGCCGGGCGATGTCCCGGCGCTTGGCGCGGCTGTTGTGCCCAGTGAAGCGGGCCGCCTGAAATTGCTTGAAGTTGGCAGTTTTCGGTTCAGCCGACTGCTTCGGCAGGGTCTCCAGGATCTGCAGGAGGCCCCGGGCAGACCGCGTCGCTGGCGGTTTGTCGAGGCCTTGCCGGTAAATGACCTTGGCAAGACAGTACAGCGGGATTTGCTGGCACTCTTCGATGTCCGGCGGCCGACTGAACCTGAGATTCGAGCGGTTCGTGCCACGAGCGACGGAATCGAACTCGACTTGTTCACCTCCCCTGATCTGCAGCAGCTGGAGGGACATTTTCCGGGTATGCCCATCGTTCCCGGCGTGGCGCAGATCGACTGGGCGGTCAAGCTTGCGGCACGGCATCTTGAACTGCCGGTCGGCGTGGCGATGTCCTATCAGGTGAAATTCCATCGCCTGACATTGCCGGGGACGTTGTTGACCCTGAAGCTGGACCTTGATGCGGAAAGGCAGCGCCTGAACTTTGCCTATCGTCGTGACGACGTCGTCCTCACCTCCGGAATCATCCGGACTTGCGCGCCATGA
- a CDS encoding 3-hydroxylacyl-ACP dehydratase, with protein MLPCEHPIAALLPHAHPMILLDKVTGWGAQAIETTLVVRADAPFFQPGKGIAAHIAIEWMAQSCGAFVGLEALTLARPVRVGFLLGTRNFAADQAWFKEGETVHIRAELAFRDGETGVFDCTVRCRDAVAARAQLTLHQPADLAAVLASQGIKPGTTDNR; from the coding sequence ATGCTGCCTTGTGAGCATCCGATCGCGGCATTGCTGCCGCATGCGCACCCTATGATCCTCCTCGACAAGGTGACTGGTTGGGGTGCTCAGGCGATCGAGACCACCCTCGTGGTTCGAGCAGATGCGCCGTTCTTCCAGCCCGGAAAGGGGATCGCCGCCCATATCGCAATTGAGTGGATGGCGCAGAGCTGCGGCGCTTTCGTGGGGCTGGAGGCCCTGACCCTGGCCAGGCCGGTGCGCGTCGGCTTTCTGCTGGGCACGCGCAATTTTGCCGCCGACCAGGCCTGGTTCAAGGAAGGTGAGACCGTTCACATTCGTGCTGAACTGGCATTCCGGGATGGCGAAACCGGGGTGTTCGATTGTACGGTGCGCTGCCGCGACGCAGTCGCTGCCAGGGCGCAACTCACCCTGCATCAGCCGGCCGATTTGGCGGCCGTGCTGGCAAGTCAGGGGATCAAACCGGGGACCACGGACAATAGATGA
- a CDS encoding beta-ketoacyl-ACP synthase produces the protein MRRVVVTGIGGITALGNNWHEIRARMARGETAICYMPEWERFEGINTRLAAPIVGFSVDDRYPRKKTRTMGPVAKMAVRATEMALDDAGMLDDAALRNGRTGIAYGSSFGSPAPVMAFAELMKDGFSRTLNATSYIQMMSHTAAVNIGLFFGITGRVIPTSSACTSGSQGIGYAYESIRWGKADVMVAGGADELDITESAVFDTLYATSTRNDRPETTPRPYDRDRDGLVIGEGAVTLILEERERALARGARIHAEIVGFACNADGNHVTQPQASTMQVALREALDDAGLAPSAIGFVSGHGTATEWGDIAETEATHSILGARAPIHSLKSYFGHSLGACGAMEAWLGIEMMRDQWFAPTANLANVDPRCAELDYIMGEGRQLDVAFLMSNNFAFGGINTSLIFKRV, from the coding sequence ATGCGTCGCGTCGTCGTCACTGGCATCGGTGGGATAACTGCCCTGGGCAATAACTGGCACGAAATCCGCGCGCGGATGGCCCGGGGCGAGACCGCTATCTGCTACATGCCGGAATGGGAGCGATTCGAAGGCATCAACACACGCCTGGCTGCCCCGATCGTCGGGTTCTCGGTTGACGACCGCTATCCCCGCAAGAAGACCCGGACCATGGGGCCGGTCGCCAAGATGGCTGTGCGCGCCACGGAGATGGCCCTCGACGATGCCGGGATGCTGGATGATGCAGCCTTGCGCAACGGCCGCACCGGCATCGCCTACGGCTCCTCATTCGGGAGTCCGGCCCCGGTCATGGCCTTTGCCGAGCTGATGAAGGATGGGTTCTCCCGGACCCTCAACGCCACCAGCTACATTCAGATGATGAGCCACACAGCCGCCGTGAACATCGGCCTGTTCTTTGGAATCACTGGCCGGGTCATCCCGACCTCCAGCGCCTGCACATCGGGCAGCCAGGGCATCGGCTATGCCTATGAATCGATCCGCTGGGGCAAGGCCGATGTGATGGTGGCCGGCGGTGCCGACGAGCTCGACATTACCGAGTCTGCGGTGTTCGACACGCTCTATGCGACCAGCACCAGGAACGACCGGCCGGAAACGACGCCACGCCCCTATGATCGCGACCGCGACGGCCTGGTCATTGGCGAGGGTGCCGTTACCCTGATCCTGGAGGAACGAGAGCGCGCTCTGGCACGTGGTGCCCGTATTCATGCCGAGATCGTCGGCTTCGCCTGCAATGCGGATGGCAATCACGTCACGCAGCCGCAGGCCTCCACCATGCAGGTGGCATTGCGTGAAGCGCTGGATGATGCGGGGCTGGCTCCATCGGCAATCGGTTTCGTGAGCGGCCATGGCACGGCGACGGAATGGGGTGACATTGCCGAGACCGAGGCAACTCATTCCATCCTCGGCGCCCGGGCGCCGATTCACTCATTGAAATCCTATTTCGGCCATTCGCTCGGCGCCTGCGGGGCGATGGAGGCTTGGCTAGGAATCGAGATGATGCGCGACCAATGGTTTGCCCCGACGGCCAATCTCGCCAATGTCGATCCGCGCTGTGCTGAACTCGATTACATCATGGGTGAAGGGCGGCAGCTCGACGTCGCCTTTCTGATGTCAAACAACTTCGCCTTTGGCGGCATCAACACTTCGCTGATCTTCAAGAGAGTTTAG
- the fabG gene encoding 3-oxoacyl-ACP reductase FabG: MTRTILVTGASKGIGRAIAEKLAGDGFSLVLHYGRDVAGAEATLTTVRAKGAAGRLMSFDLRDRDNARATLEADMAEHGPYWGIVLSAGIARDAAFPAMTDREWDDVLDTDLGGFYNVMRPTVMPMVSARKGGRIVTIASVSGIAGNRGQVNYSAAKAGIIGATKALAIELAKRNITVNCVAPGVIETQMTDALPMDEVLKMIPMRRAGQPDDVAAAVSYLCSDGAGYVTRQVLSVNGGMI; this comes from the coding sequence ATGACCAGGACGATCCTAGTGACCGGCGCCAGCAAAGGTATCGGGCGCGCCATTGCCGAAAAGCTTGCCGGCGACGGATTTTCGTTGGTTCTGCATTACGGCCGCGACGTAGCCGGTGCCGAAGCGACCTTGACGACAGTTCGCGCCAAGGGCGCCGCTGGGCGGTTGATGAGTTTCGATCTTCGTGACCGTGACAATGCCAGGGCAACGCTCGAGGCGGACATGGCCGAGCACGGTCCCTATTGGGGTATCGTGCTCAGTGCCGGAATCGCGCGGGACGCGGCTTTTCCGGCGATGACTGACCGGGAATGGGATGATGTCCTCGATACCGATCTCGGTGGGTTCTACAATGTCATGCGCCCGACGGTCATGCCGATGGTCTCGGCCCGCAAAGGTGGCCGCATCGTCACGATTGCCTCCGTCTCCGGTATCGCCGGCAATCGCGGGCAGGTGAATTACAGCGCAGCCAAAGCCGGCATCATCGGCGCCACGAAGGCCCTGGCGATCGAGCTCGCCAAGCGTAACATCACAGTCAATTGCGTGGCACCTGGTGTCATCGAGACGCAGATGACCGATGCCCTGCCGATGGACGAGGTGCTGAAAATGATTCCGATGCGCCGTGCCGGGCAACCGGACGATGTCGCTGCGGCGGTTTCCTATCTCTGTTCGGATGGTGCGGGCTATGTGACGCGCCAGGTGTTGTCCGTGAATGGCGGGATGATCTGA
- a CDS encoding beta-ketoacyl synthase chain length factor, translating into MIAAEPASLKSSGKLSIIVRDWFAWTPGRETRGDWLDWAGRADARAALDQGMPVLPMMLRRRATSIGQKALGAALACTGVSEARFVLASRHGEYDRTALLLASLADEEPPSPADFSMSVHHGLVGLLSIHTGNRLGHTAVASSLDSFGYGLLEAASCLEDRPDIPVLFLYFDAPLPEPYVSYRLPAEANLPLVLALLLTAGDGDRISIDCAVNSAGNASDSLPEAFLKFLLTNAPAATATGEQMTWRWDRAA; encoded by the coding sequence ATGATCGCGGCTGAGCCTGCCAGTCTAAAGTCATCCGGCAAATTGTCGATCATCGTCCGTGATTGGTTTGCCTGGACACCTGGCCGGGAAACGCGTGGCGATTGGCTGGATTGGGCTGGGAGGGCGGATGCGCGCGCTGCCTTGGACCAGGGAATGCCGGTGCTGCCCATGATGTTGCGGCGCCGGGCGACATCGATCGGGCAGAAGGCGCTTGGTGCGGCCCTCGCATGTACCGGCGTATCTGAGGCTCGCTTCGTGCTCGCCTCGCGCCACGGGGAATATGATCGAACGGCGCTGCTTCTCGCCTCACTTGCTGACGAGGAACCGCCTTCGCCCGCCGATTTCAGCATGTCGGTGCATCACGGACTTGTCGGTCTTCTGTCGATCCATACTGGAAATCGATTGGGGCATACTGCCGTGGCATCTTCTCTCGATAGTTTCGGTTACGGCCTTCTCGAGGCTGCGTCCTGCCTTGAGGACAGGCCGGATATACCGGTTCTATTTCTCTACTTCGATGCACCGCTACCGGAACCTTACGTTTCATACCGGCTGCCGGCAGAAGCGAATCTGCCTTTGGTTCTTGCCCTGCTGCTCACCGCCGGTGACGGTGATCGGATCTCAATTGACTGCGCCGTGAATAGTGCTGGCAATGCATCAGACAGTCTGCCCGAAGCGTTTCTGAAGTTCCTCCTGACGAATGCGCCGGCCGCGACAGCGACCGGCGAGCAGATGACATGGCGATGGGACCGTGCGGCTTAA
- a CDS encoding 1-acyl-sn-glycerol-3-phosphate acyltransferase, translated as MRLKNLNYAWRLVGTGVSFAAFFGGGLVLAVTVFPAIALIVRREERRVRATQMVIHHTFRFYVAMLEVLGIIKLQVSGGAALIDGKGRLIIANHPTLLDVVLLMSLIPRTQCIVKAELWESRFLGGVMRWAGYIRNDMDPEALLEACKKAMAEGKGLIIFPEGTRSRPGEPLHFRRGFANIALLTEAEIQLVTIDCRPIMLSKGDPWWKIPLKRSLFRVTVGERLDAAATLGYQYRSLAARQLVRRLQAYFTEQLELG; from the coding sequence GTGCGGCTTAAAAACTTGAACTATGCCTGGCGGTTGGTCGGAACCGGCGTTTCCTTCGCCGCCTTCTTTGGTGGCGGGCTGGTCCTGGCCGTCACCGTCTTCCCTGCGATCGCGCTCATTGTCCGGCGCGAGGAGCGGCGCGTGCGCGCGACACAAATGGTCATTCACCATACCTTCCGGTTCTATGTTGCAATGCTGGAGGTACTCGGAATTATCAAACTGCAGGTATCCGGCGGTGCGGCTCTGATCGATGGAAAAGGCCGGCTCATTATAGCCAATCACCCGACCTTGCTTGATGTCGTCCTGCTGATGTCGCTGATTCCGCGCACACAATGCATCGTGAAGGCGGAACTTTGGGAAAGTCGCTTCCTGGGTGGTGTCATGCGGTGGGCGGGATATATCCGCAACGATATGGACCCGGAAGCCCTTCTGGAGGCCTGCAAGAAAGCGATGGCGGAAGGCAAGGGATTGATCATTTTCCCGGAAGGGACCCGCTCTCGTCCCGGTGAACCCCTGCACTTTCGACGGGGATTCGCCAATATTGCCCTCCTGACCGAGGCCGAAATCCAGCTCGTTACCATCGATTGCCGGCCCATCATGCTCAGTAAGGGGGATCCATGGTGGAAAATTCCGCTAAAACGCTCCTTGTTTCGGGTCACGGTCGGGGAGCGTCTGGACGCCGCTGCGACCCTTGGCTATCAATACCGCTCGCTGGCGGCCCGCCAATTGGTGCGCCGCCTCCAGGCCTATTTCACGGAACAGTTGGAACTCGGATAA
- a CDS encoding beta-ketoacyl-[acyl-carrier-protein] synthase family protein translates to MTQARLGIHAVGLVTPLGAGKDENAGKLFSGTRSGLATEVDILLDRRVRAGCVTSALPAPPDGFGRYQSRNNRLMLLALQEIAPEVAAARERFGSSRVAVVLGTSTSGIAEGEAAFAAHHSTGQWPAAFDYRQQELGSLANFAAAVLQVTGPAFTIATACSSSAKVFASARRLIRAGICDAAVVGGADTICRTTLNGFASLDAMSRGLCNPFSRNRDGINIGEGAAAFLLTREAAQISLLGCGESSDAHHLSAPDPTGAGAKMAMSAALGDAGILASDIDYVNLHGTGTSLNDSMEGVAVHSLFGGEVPCSSTKAMTGHMLGAAGACEAAFLWLSLARGGQLPPHLWDGVQDPAIPTLNLVEAGARLPSNNRSAMMSNSFAFGGNNMALILGRGDW, encoded by the coding sequence ATGACCCAGGCTCGGCTGGGAATTCACGCCGTGGGTCTGGTGACGCCGCTGGGTGCCGGCAAGGACGAGAATGCCGGCAAGCTCTTCTCCGGCACGCGGTCGGGCCTGGCAACGGAGGTTGACATCCTGCTGGATCGCCGGGTCCGGGCTGGCTGCGTCACGTCGGCATTGCCGGCGCCTCCAGACGGGTTCGGCCGATACCAATCACGCAACAACCGCTTGATGTTGCTGGCCCTGCAGGAAATTGCGCCAGAGGTCGCGGCCGCGCGCGAGCGCTTTGGGTCCAGCCGCGTCGCCGTCGTCCTGGGAACCAGCACATCAGGCATTGCGGAAGGAGAAGCGGCCTTTGCCGCGCACCACAGCACGGGGCAGTGGCCGGCTGCATTCGATTATCGCCAGCAGGAGCTGGGCAGCCTTGCCAATTTTGCCGCTGCAGTTTTGCAGGTGACCGGTCCGGCTTTTACGATCGCGACCGCCTGTTCATCCAGCGCCAAAGTCTTTGCCTCGGCACGCCGGTTGATAAGGGCGGGGATATGCGATGCCGCCGTCGTCGGTGGCGCCGACACGATCTGCCGCACGACGCTCAACGGCTTTGCTTCCCTCGATGCCATGTCACGCGGTCTTTGTAATCCTTTCAGCCGTAATCGCGACGGCATCAACATCGGCGAAGGTGCCGCGGCCTTCCTCCTTACCCGCGAGGCGGCACAGATTTCGCTCCTCGGCTGCGGCGAAAGCTCGGATGCCCATCACCTCAGCGCCCCGGATCCGACCGGCGCCGGTGCGAAGATGGCGATGTCGGCAGCCCTCGGAGATGCCGGCATACTGGCTTCTGATATCGACTACGTGAACCTGCACGGTACGGGTACGTCGCTCAACGATTCCATGGAAGGCGTCGCTGTCCACAGCCTGTTCGGTGGCGAGGTTCCCTGTAGTTCGACCAAGGCCATGACGGGCCACATGCTCGGTGCCGCCGGCGCTTGTGAAGCGGCCTTCCTGTGGCTGTCACTGGCGCGCGGAGGCCAGTTGCCACCGCATCTTTGGGACGGTGTACAAGACCCTGCCATTCCGACGCTGAATCTGGTTGAAGCTGGCGCGCGCCTGCCATCCAATAACCGCTCCGCCATGATGAGCAATTCCTTCGCCTTTGGTGGCAATAACATGGCCCTCATCCTCGGTCGGGGTGACTGGTGA
- a CDS encoding glycosyltransferase family 2 protein, with product MTLAFRPCAIIPSHNHAQSVQGILAALREQGLPVYIIDDGSDEATRVRLAALADADGSVWVVRLEPNQGKGGAVRHGFQLAMAAGYTHALQIDADGQHDIAALSGLLRLAQAEPDALITGVPVYDRSVPFGRAIGRYVTHVWVWIETLSLKITDSMCGFRVYPLADVAAIEAAGERIGQRMDFDTEIMVRLFWRDVRVVEYPVAVTYPPGNTSNFHLWRDNLLITAMHTRLFFGMLRRLPAILRLRTRRSSHWAWLAERGSYLGLQVWISAYRVLGRRASLTLMSPVVLYFYLTGVNSGAPHETSWRWFMP from the coding sequence ATGACGCTCGCCTTTCGTCCCTGCGCGATTATCCCCAGCCACAATCACGCACAATCTGTCCAGGGCATCCTGGCGGCGCTGCGCGAACAGGGGCTGCCCGTATATATCATTGATGATGGCAGTGATGAGGCAACCAGGGTCCGTCTCGCCGCGCTGGCCGATGCCGATGGCAGTGTGTGGGTTGTGCGGCTTGAGCCAAATCAGGGAAAGGGCGGGGCGGTGAGGCATGGGTTCCAGCTCGCCATGGCGGCCGGATACACGCATGCGCTGCAGATCGACGCCGACGGTCAACATGATATTGCCGCCTTGTCCGGTCTCCTGCGCCTGGCTCAGGCTGAACCGGACGCGTTGATCACCGGCGTGCCCGTCTATGATCGCTCGGTCCCATTTGGACGAGCCATCGGGCGCTATGTGACGCATGTCTGGGTCTGGATCGAGACTTTGTCGCTGAAGATTACCGACAGCATGTGCGGCTTTCGGGTCTACCCTTTGGCCGACGTGGCGGCAATCGAGGCGGCGGGAGAGCGGATCGGGCAACGCATGGATTTCGATACCGAGATCATGGTCCGCCTGTTCTGGCGCGATGTCAGGGTCGTCGAATATCCGGTGGCGGTCACATACCCACCCGGCAACACCTCGAACTTCCATTTATGGCGCGACAATCTGCTGATCACGGCCATGCATACGAGATTGTTCTTCGGTATGCTGCGGCGATTGCCGGCCATCCTGCGGCTCCGCACGCGTCGATCCAGTCATTGGGCATGGTTGGCAGAGCGTGGTAGCTATCTCGGACTTCAGGTGTGGATATCAGCCTACCGAGTGCTGGGAAGACGGGCCAGCCTGACTCTGATGTCGCCGGTTGTCCTCTATTTTTATCTCACGGGGGTGAACAGCGGCGCGCCTCACGAGACTTCCTGGCGCTGGTTCATGCCGTGA
- a CDS encoding acyl carrier protein, giving the protein MDDLERDIKALIIDALKLEDIKPEDIDSQEMLFGTGLGLDSIDALELGVALRKRYGLKIETITDEVKAHFANVRSLAAFVHSHTNTGGGPNAVA; this is encoded by the coding sequence ATGGACGACCTTGAACGCGACATAAAGGCGCTGATAATCGATGCGCTGAAGCTGGAAGACATCAAGCCAGAAGACATTGATAGCCAGGAAATGTTGTTTGGGACCGGGCTTGGCCTCGATTCCATTGATGCGCTGGAACTGGGCGTGGCTCTCCGTAAACGATACGGCCTCAAGATCGAAACGATCACGGATGAGGTGAAGGCCCATTTTGCCAATGTTCGAAGCCTTGCAGCTTTCGTGCACAGCCACACCAATACCGGCGGTGGACCAAATGCTGTCGCGTGA
- a CDS encoding acyl carrier protein has translation MLSRDEVQAKLHGYLEEMFEIPGSKITPQARLYEDLDLDSIDAVDLVVKLQELTGRKLKVDEFKSVRTVGDVIDRVHAVLSE, from the coding sequence ATGCTGTCGCGTGACGAGGTTCAGGCCAAATTGCACGGCTACCTGGAAGAAATGTTCGAGATTCCCGGCAGCAAGATCACGCCGCAGGCGCGGCTCTATGAGGATCTAGATCTCGATTCGATCGACGCTGTTGATCTGGTCGTCAAGCTGCAGGAACTGACCGGCCGCAAACTCAAGGTCGACGAATTCAAATCCGTACGCACGGTCGGCGACGTGATTGACCGCGTCCATGCCGTTCTTTCCGAATAA
- a CDS encoding DUF3261 domain-containing protein: MMTWTKALAGPITAILLILAGCTPTPVAVTDNLPYFAPGRLLELPLPGDLGRSVEMSQMITVRHDGEVFTFEGHISINPQRFLLVGVDGLGRRAMSISWDMSGKVTAERADWLPSVVRPGPMLADIVLLYWPSRKLRQSLAPSGAVMRDAPNRRVVVVDGVDVLEIDYLSGGDQSTNGRLRYRNHAWGYDIDVRSVEATP, from the coding sequence ATGATGACGTGGACAAAGGCGCTCGCTGGGCCAATCACTGCCATCCTGCTGATCCTCGCCGGATGCACCCCGACGCCTGTGGCCGTTACAGACAATCTTCCCTATTTTGCGCCGGGTCGGTTGCTGGAGTTGCCGCTGCCGGGAGATCTCGGGCGGTCGGTCGAGATGTCGCAGATGATCACCGTGCGCCATGATGGCGAGGTGTTTACCTTCGAAGGGCATATCAGCATTAACCCACAGCGGTTCCTACTGGTTGGTGTTGACGGACTGGGGCGGCGGGCGATGAGCATCAGTTGGGATATGTCCGGCAAGGTCACGGCTGAGCGTGCTGATTGGCTGCCATCAGTGGTGCGTCCGGGTCCGATGCTGGCCGATATCGTTCTCCTTTATTGGCCATCCCGGAAATTGCGACAGTCACTGGCACCTTCGGGTGCGGTCATGAGGGACGCACCCAACCGCCGCGTGGTGGTGGTGGATGGGGTTGATGTTCTGGAAATCGACTATCTTTCCGGTGGCGACCAATCAACCAATGGCCGACTGCGGTATCGGAACCATGCCTGGGGCTATGACATCGACGTTCGATCGGTCGAGGCGACCCCATGA
- a CDS encoding outer membrane lipoprotein carrier protein LolA: MALALLVPLARAGAETVPSLRADELLRGRFVQERILVGFDAPLRSEGSFVLAPGVGLIWRAEKPFAVTTLMTADGLAQQSDGATTLNLPTSRAPFMSSLYDMLSGAFAGDWRGLERDFSVARSEASGKWTLQLIPRNGASSNALPIVQINIAGGDFVDRVEIVKPGGDRDTLTFLDQQRVSGPLSADEQKLLQEAGQP, encoded by the coding sequence ATGGCTCTTGCACTTCTGGTGCCGTTGGCTCGGGCCGGTGCAGAAACCGTTCCGTCGCTGCGCGCAGATGAATTGTTGCGTGGCCGGTTCGTCCAGGAACGGATCCTGGTTGGGTTCGATGCGCCGCTGCGCAGCGAAGGCAGTTTTGTCCTGGCTCCCGGGGTTGGCCTGATCTGGCGGGCGGAGAAGCCCTTCGCCGTGACAACCCTGATGACGGCAGACGGCTTGGCACAGCAGAGCGATGGGGCAACCACTCTCAACCTGCCGACGAGCCGAGCGCCGTTCATGAGCAGCCTTTACGACATGCTGAGCGGTGCGTTTGCCGGCGATTGGAGGGGCCTTGAACGGGACTTCAGCGTCGCGCGGTCCGAGGCGTCCGGCAAATGGACGCTGCAACTCATTCCCAGGAATGGTGCGTCGTCGAATGCTCTGCCGATCGTGCAAATCAATATCGCGGGCGGCGATTTCGTCGATCGTGTCGAGATCGTGAAGCCGGGTGGCGATCGCGACACCCTGACCTTTCTCGATCAGCAGCGCGTTTCGGGGCCACTCAGCGCCGATGAGCAGAAATTGCTTCAAGAGGCGGGACAGCCTTGA
- a CDS encoding acyl-CoA thioesterase: MISAETEIVAQFYDLDPMQVVWHGNYVRYFEQARSVLLDKIDYNYPEMERSGYLWPIVDMRIKFVRPVRYQQKLRVEAILMEYENRLKISYLCRDAGSGEVLTKAHTIQVAVTLATQELNLESPSVLLEKVRRVLCSTV; this comes from the coding sequence ATGATCTCGGCAGAGACCGAAATAGTCGCGCAGTTCTATGACCTGGATCCGATGCAGGTTGTCTGGCATGGCAACTATGTCCGCTATTTCGAACAGGCGCGCAGCGTCCTCCTCGACAAGATCGACTATAACTACCCTGAGATGGAGCGGTCTGGCTATCTTTGGCCCATCGTCGACATGCGGATCAAGTTCGTGCGCCCGGTCCGCTATCAGCAGAAGCTGCGGGTCGAAGCAATCTTGATGGAATACGAGAATCGACTCAAGATCAGCTACCTATGCCGCGATGCCGGCAGTGGCGAGGTGCTGACCAAGGCCCACACCATCCAGGTTGCCGTTACTCTAGCGACCCAGGAACTCAATCTCGAATCACCCTCGGTGTTGTTGGAAAAAGTGCGACGGGTCCTATGCTCAACCGTCTAG